The window acaGCATTTTAAAGGGCTGCGTTTGAGCTTGCTGTGGACATTACATAGAGTTTAAAATTGATCCATATCTTGTCAGATTTATAGTTAAATCCCAAttaagacagagacagaagacaaaTATCAAGACCAAGTCTTCCCAATCTCTCCAGTGTAGGTAAAAGGTAAAGTTACTATGCTGTGGGAAGCTAAATCATTTTACAAATCCACTTTTATTCCCAGCAACTTCAAATTCAAAAGGCAGATGTAACCCCATATTAACAGGGATTTAACACCAACCTCTAGAATAGAAATAAATGAATCTAAATTGGATATAACCAGCCTCTGTAGACTTCTTTGGCTTAGATGACCCGTGTATAATCACTTTCAACAGGAGCCTGTGAGTCTTTTCGGTAATATTACAAAGCCTAACCACACAAGATTTATCCTGCACTTGACTcatgtcaaaacaaaatcaataacACAAGTCATGTTGTTGTGTGTAAATAAGAGTTCATATAGAAATGCAGCTGTGATTTGTTgaattgtataaaaaaataagatgagTATTAGAGCAAAGCAGATACTTGTTATACCTTATGTGTCCAGCAAAAATAAGAATTTGTTTGTCAACCTAAAGAAAAACAGTTGTTCAATGATATaagactgattaaaaaaaaaaaggttgattgATATGGCAATGAcaaatggcaaaaacaaaaattgtatcAAAGGAACTTCTGGTTAGATTTAAAACAAAGGTCTTAAATTGCAACACAAAACTGTAATAAGGTACAAAAAAGTCTGAGCAATAATAAAAGTCAACCTCTTTTTTCCCTAAACCAACTCAACTCATTAGTAACATCACATCAATGTCAGTACATGTCATTATAAACGAGCAATTTCTTTGCAAGTAACAACCTTATGTGATCCGCTTCATTATATTCTATCACTATAATCAAGAGCTCATCCCAATTTTAATAACCCCTGTCCAGAAGAAGTTACTTTGTCATAAAGTGTTTGAGAGAGAAGAGGTTATGCCCTATCCCGTACACATATGGACTTAAGGATGTATAGGATGTTGAGATAATTAACTCAATTTCAGCCCAAAAAGGAAAGTCAGTGGGGCTGACAGTCAGCTGGAAGATCAGGTAGAGTGTCCAGTCTACCTGGAACAAGCCCATCGCTGCCAATACAGATGTGGTGCAATGCTGGAGCCTCGGATCTTTGCTCTTCCTGCCAAACTGGCTGGACCCGCTCACCTCTGGTGTCAGCGTCTTCCTCTGGCTCAGCAGCACTGTGATGATGAAGCAGCTGTTGACTGTGACGATGATCAGAGGCAACAGGTTGCACACTATGGTGAACAGGTATTTGTAAATGCGGTTGAGTGCGGGGCAATCATTCTCACTGCACTGAAATAGGTTTCGAGAGCATCCGCTGCTGTTTCTTGTGACGTTTCCAACAGGGTCTTGGGAGTTTAGGACAAAAATGGGGAGACTCAGCAGCGTGGCGAGCATCACACAAATCCCGCTCGCCATCCAGGCTGACCTGAGGCCGTCCAGGTAGATTGGGTTGACCCTCTTTTCGGCGTCTCTCAGCTTCTGCTGACGGAAGATGCTGATGAGGACGGTGAAGAGGATGCTGGTAGTTTCACCAAACACTGTCAGGAACTTGAGTGTGCGACACACCCAAGTTATGACGGGGGTGAAGGAAGTCTGGTAGATGATAACCTCGTAGATGTTCACAATGATAATTTCCTCCACGTTGGCTGCAGCCATTGCCAAGAGAAACAACTCAAAGGTTTTGACATGGGAGAACTTGATCTGAAGGATGGCGTGGATGAGAACTATATTACCCACAAGTCCTATGCAAGAAACGATGACTCTCAAGCCCTGGAGGATGACAGAGAAACCAACCATTATTAAAAATAAGCCAGAGCACACACAACGTCAAGTATGTGTTGTTGACACAGAAGCTGGCAGTTGTGGTGTGAATCGTCTCTCTTTGCTGCATCACTGACCCAACGCCCTTGTTATCAAGTGGCACAAATCTAGATTGGTGATTGGCTGTTCTCATTACAGAGACAGGAAAACAAGGGGATGCTGGAAACATCGAAGGCTGGGAGTCATTAAATGTTCTTTACCTCTGAGCTTTCCAAAGCATCTTGAGACCAGCACAGTGTCGGATTTAAAGCAGTGACATGTTTTTCCACTGGCTGACATCACTCAGCGCAATTCCTGCAAGAGCTCATTTACATCCTTCGACCCTTGTTCTCCGCCTCATGTTTGTCATTTCACAGTTTAATTGGCATACTACATTTTGACCTACAATTAGAGCTGatcaatatattgatattataccaatatcgtgatatgagactagatatcatcttacattttggatattgtaatatggctatgtcttttcctggttttaaaggctgcattacagtaacgtgatgtcattttctgaacctaccagactggtgtaactgttctattattagcctttacccacttagtcattatattcacattactgatgattatttatcaaaaatctcattgtgtaaatatttttgtgaaagcaccaatattCAACACCATATCGAGGTATATGGTTAAAAATATCATATTAGATTTTTTCCacattgcccagctctacctaCATTACACACTGTGACACACCGAAAAATCAACTCAATAACATCTTTCTTAAAATGTCCCCTATTATCCGTTTGTAGGCAGTTAACTTGAGTTATTTTATAGGCGTTGATTTTGGTGGGGACGATGGGAATGGTGGGGACGATGGGTACGGTGGGGATGGTGGGGACGGTGTGTAAGGTGGGGACGGTGGGTAAGGTGGGGACGATGGGTATGGTGGGGATGGTGGGTAAGGTGGGGACGGTGGGGACAGTGGGTAAGGTGGGGACGATGGGAATGGTGGGGACGGTGGGGACAATGGTGATGGTGGGGACGGTGGCTAAGGTGGGGACAGTGGGTATGGTGTGGATGGTGGGGACGGTGGATAAGGTGGGGCTGGTGGGTAAGGTGGGGACAGTAGGTACGGTGGGGACGGTGGGTAAGGTGGAGATGGTGGGGACAGTGGGTACGGTGGGTAAGTGGAGATGGTGGGGACAGTGGGTACTGTGGGGACGATGAGTAAGGTGTAGATGGTGTGGACAGTGGGTAAGGTGGGGACGGTGGGGAAGGTGGGGATGGTGGGGACGGTGGGTAAGGTGGGGATGGTGGGGACGGTGGGTAAGGTGGAGATGGTTGGGACAGTGGGTATGGTGGGTACGGTGGGGACGGTGGGTACGGTGGGTAAGGTAGAGATGGTGGGGACAGGGTATGGTGGGTACGGTGGGGACGGTGGGTAAGGTGGGGACGGTGGGTACGGTGGGTAAGGTAGAGATGGTGGGGACAGTGGGGACGGTGTGTGGTAAGGTGGGGACGGTGGGTAAGGTGGAGATGGTGGGGACAGTGGGTATGGGGGGTCGGTGAGGACGGTGGGGATGGTGGGCGGTGGGTAAGGTGGGGACGTGGGTAGGTGGGGGAGAAGGTGGGGACGGTGGGTACGGTGGGGACGGTGGGTAAGGTGGGGATGGTGGGGACGGTGGGTAAGGTGGGGACGGTGGGTAAGGTGGAGAAGGGGGGGACAGTGGGTACGGTGGGGACGGGTGGGGAGGTGGGATGGGGGAAGGTGGGTAAGGTGGATGGGGGGGGACAGTGGGTGCGGTGGGTAAGGTGGAGATGGTGGGTAAGGTGGGTAAGGTAGAGATGGTGGGGACGGTGGGTAAGGTGGAGATGGGGGGGACAGTGGGTATGGTGGGTACGGTGGGGACGGCGGGTAAGGTGGGGATGGTggggacaaaacaaaaaaacaaagttcatATCCCAAGACTGATGTCCCGTCATGTCACATTGTCAACATGGTACTTGGATACATGAAGCAGAACATAGTGGCTCTAATGTCGTCAATCAATCACATCAcatatttgtatacatttttattcatttacattgGTAAGCTACAGGACAGCGTCTTTCAAGACAGGACCTgagcaaaagagagaaaaaaaaaagtgtctctgTCCCATGgacatttcaaaccaaactgacTCCAATGATCATGTTTCTCCACCTATTAATAAgaggtataaaaaaaatgtatttagacaTGTCAAAGCCCTCTTCAGTAAATTAAAAGACATATAATTGAGATACTGATTTAGAAATGCTATTTCTTGATTGGAGGAGCAGTGATATAAATGGTTTGACCTTAAAAAACTCAGCACTGGTATCATAACTTATTTCATAAGATTATTCTTTTGGGCATGTCTGCCTTTAATGGATAGGACAggtagacatgaaagggaggggggggaaggaATACACCTACCTCTACCAACTAAGCTAACCTGGCCACATATCATGATGTATTATTTACACCTGATTTACTTCATATACCTTATGTGTATAATTtaccaaatttaaaaatttgaatTGTTCATAGAGGAAATGTTTGCAGCTGAGACTAAAACTTGCCAGCTGTGCCACAACGTCCCCGTGGAGACTTCCTGTCTCAGAATAAGATAATCAGTACACAAAAGAataagagagaagaagagctcCGTCTTGAAAAGTAACGTATTTGCACATAAATATGATGAGGTTTGGGGGGAAATTTCTTTTACTTAACAGGGGTAGTTAAGACTCGTAAGTAATTGGAATATTAACATAAAGAATATGTGCCTGagtctgtgtttatgtgtttgtgtggtggacagcagagaaaaagacataATGGGACAGGGGCTTCTGCACCTTGCTGTTCACCCAGGACCCGGTCATGTTCCAGCttgtttcttttcctcttttagtGGGCCGTCTAGTTAGCAGACGTTCTCTTCAATCAAGCCCTGCATCCTGATTCAGCTTAATTGTGAATCccactgtgcgtgtgtgtgtgtgtgtgtgcatgtgtgcgtgtgtaattAAGGATAAGCCCTACACAGGCAATACGTGGGTAAACTAAGTGTTATGTAATGAGCCTGAACAGCGTAGAAAGTTGTAGCCCTTTTTTTACTATTCAATAGTGATCAATCAGAGGCCTGATCGAACATCATTTACTGTACTTCTGGTTTAATATGTTCATTCTGgtgtaattcaattcaattttttcaattcaattttatttatagtatcaattcatacaagctttatctcaagacactttacagatagaccacactccgaatttacaaggacccacagtttctaatagtttcctccgagcagcaacagtgcgacagtggcgaggaaaaactgccttttaggcagaaacctcggtcagacccaggctcttggtaggcggtgtctgacgggccggttggggttagaatgaagagtggcaataaaatagaaaaattagtagtttgtagaagttcttgtagtagttcatggcatagcaggacgctgtgcggcattacaaggcacagcaggacgtagcaggacgtagcaggacgtagcaggacgtagcaggacgtagcaggatgttgcaggacgtagcaggatgttgcaggacatagcagggcaccgcagtgtagcagttgaacatggcatcacagaacgtgtagcgggaccatggcgacagctgctaccctgatttcggagcctctctgtaacataaatgattgattgatatctagcttatgtttttaatgtggccttcttttttactgtaacttaaACCCAATGCAAAAACCACTGTTGTTTCAGTCTAATACAGTGAGATTCATGGGGTTTTCCATAAATCACATTTGTTGTCTTCCTTATTttgtacacacactcactggaCTGTGTTTTGTCGAAAATCCCAAATTATAATCTGCTTtataaaatggaaactacattacattacattactacAGACAAAGAAGTCTAGAGCCACGCTAACAGCTTTGTGAAGCTGTACTTATAGACACTGCATGTGTTTGAGCCAAATGTCACAATAATAATGCAAACATGgtaatgtttagcaggtatattGTTtgaaagaacagaacaaactacaATTATCATCTGTTGTTGCTCCATGATCATTACAAAATGATTGCATGGATCAAATGTGGTTGCAATCCATCCAATGGTTATCGACCTAATGGTGTACAAGAAGAAAGTTGGGGCATCACCTAAACCAGTGGGAGGCCTCCTCTGAGGACCAGGAATGTGTGTACATAATGTCATGTAATGGCATTTCTTCCAGTAGTacagatatttcagtctgaactCTGGATCAAAGGGGTGGTCTGACTGACTTCCTGTCCCTAATACCATGATGCTAGCGTGGCTAATGAAGCCCTCCACCCCTATGGTTCTCCGCCATGTTGCACACATTGCCTTATTAGAGCTCTTCTCAGGACTGAGTGGGCGTGTACCGACTGGGCTTGATTGACATCTCTCTGACCCTCCTATTGGTTTGGTAGCAACTGTTAGGGAGGGTTACACTTCTATCATTCTTATTGGTTTATTTAATTTGGTGACCTCATGTAATTCCAGTTTGGCTCCGCCCACGTTTAACCCGAGCAGTGTTTTCACTACTCTTTACAAgtctgtggattttttttttatcacctgTGAGATGAACATGAATGATTCTACAATTTACGAAGACTTCTCACTTTgagttgttttatttatatactgtcTCTATGGAAAATGCAAGTTATTTTGTTAAGGTAAAGTATCAGATTAATGAATTGTCCTTTGTGACggaagacattttgacttgtcccagtcagaaaagcacaggtgaaaaaaaatacaaatgaaggGCTTACCTGAATAGAACAGAGCCATCATTAATGTAATTATTAACAACCGTGCCTTTActgtgacaagtcaaaatgtctacGGTGAAAGAGGCCTATACGGGAGTCTGAAATTTTAGTTTCTTTAAGTTCCAGTACAAATTATACAAAGGGGAAATTTGGACTTGGCCTGTAAAGGAGTGAAGACCCAAAGTGCACATGATCTTCATAATTTGAAGTCAAACCTGAGAAATTGGGCTTTAGGGCTAAACTTGGACTTGAGCCATGGCACCTCTGCTGCATAAAATTTCATCTAAATGTTAATATGCTGCACAATCAGAATGAATCACTTGCCAATCACTTTGTTAAGCTGCTGTTAGAGAATAATATTGCTTGTGGAAGAATTTCACCTAATTACCAGTTCCccaaatgaaaatgtgtttgagaCTCGCAAACTGTTAGCTGTTAAAAATGCACTTGTCTGTGGAGTTAATTAAGTGTGAAGGTGTGACATGGAGTCTACGGAGGAGGCTCACAAACTAAAATGCATGGATGATTTTGGACATCCAACAAGaaggagtgagagagaaaacacatcCTGTCTTGTGGTTTAAGACCTGTTAACAAAGTGGGTTCAAGCTCCAACATTAGCATCCACTGGAGCCGGGAGCAGGTCACTAAATCTCTACAAGCTGCAGCAGTGGTTTTACAGCTCAGTCTGGGCTCGGAATACTCATTCATTTTCCATGGGTTTAAATGAAGACATCATATTGCATGCTTCATTTTATCTCCAAGAAGAACCCGTCTCCTGCTGAAAACCATCTGGTCCCATTTTGTCTGGGTCACTTAGTCAGGCAATTATTTAACAGAACTTTATTTAGAAATATGCTCTATGAGCACAATGCAAACTACAATAAAGTCTCAATAGATCTTAACACAGCGGTCCTACAAGTCAGGGACAAAGGGCAGAACAAATATATTAGATAATAATGCAGGACCCCAAATTAAGGACTCTCATTGGTTGAAATTGCATGTTATGGTGCATATTcccaaaaatgattaaaatgacACAACCAATTGACATACAGTGAACATGGGGGTTTGGGACCATCAAGGCCCACTTTGCACGAAGAAGATGGAAAACCAGTGTCCATTTCTTGTCAAAGTAAAGCCTACCTAAATATCTGGTTTATGTGTTTGGGGATCATGTATGGTAATATGGAAAGTACACTAAATTGTGTTCAGTTTTATTGTGAATATAATTTGAGTTGGACCCATACTTGCAACCTTTGGCACGGAGCCCAGCAGAGGTTTTCCAGGCCTGGATCCCACTTTAAGGCACACAGGTGCTTCCATGCTGCATGACAAGTCATCACCGTGTCCAATTAACGCCACAGCAACATCCCTACCAAGAAAGTTAACGGGGTGGGTGCAAAGAGGAAACCCCGGCCTGCAGTCACGCGTGGATCCCCCtttaaccttcctgttgtctttgggtcaaatttgacccctttaaaaaaaNNNNNNNNNNtgaaatatgggtttctttttaaccaaataaacacaaaaaaatggattggattccttacaacgctcctGATCACTTTccttcctgactaaactcatctgtacattcctctgatcttaactattagtcagacaaattcataatttcagcttttttttttaaactcaagtATTatgtataattctatataaatgagggtttttgaccatgaattccaaaaggtactgtaaaactaaaagtagtaaggtggtgttagtgaaaactaaaaaaaaaaagtctaaaaaagggacgaaaatgtccaatttttgtccgtttttaactcggggaggacaacacaagggttaaaaggctCACTGTTGCCATCACATGCTTCAGCACAGAAGTAGGATGAGGATGTTCTGGTTTTTGGTGTTatgtaaaacacattaaatagtCTTTAAACGGGACCACTGAAGATATTTTTGTTGAGAATTTCTTTACTTTGTAGCCTATAGCAGGAGGGGGCCTGGTCCCCCCCCCCGGTCTGTCAGCAGTCAGTCATGTCGTGCTGCTAGTTGTTGTTCAGTAGCAACGCACCGACTGGTGCGCAAACTGAAGGCTGCGTACAGTGTTCATGCAAAGTGACGGATATAAGCGACGTGTGTGCGGGCTACGGACTCTCTCTATCTCCAGCAGCACTCAAGGTTTTTTGCCGCCGTGTTGGCCTCGGAAGAGCGGGTGGGATATTAAAGGAAAAACACCCCGTCAAGACCCCGCTCGTCTCGGAAAAGAGTGTTACCTCTTCTTGCGAGAGTAGTTGTTAGCTCCGTCTCTTCCCTCCTCTCGTCGATATGCGAAAGAGCTTCTTCCCTCGAGTGGAGTGGCGAAATATGGGCGACGTTCGTGTGTATTTCCTCTAGTTGAGCTGCATCGGTTAACCAGCGGGACAAGGCTAACCTGCCGTACCTAGCCGTTTGAAAACAAGGTGCCCCGACTGACTCCTCGCACCGTTGAAATTTAGACGAGATACTGCCCGCCACACACATAGCTACGTTACGGTAAGTAGCCGCTGCTCCACATTATCTTTCCTCgttgcttttctctcttttatttgGGCAGAGCGGGGCCAGCTTtgctcttttgtgtgtgtgtgtgcctttttaGTAATGTCTGGAGGACGTTGCGGAGGCAGATAATGGCCATGGTGATGAAGGAGATTCCCAGGGAGTGGTACTCAGTCGGACTGGCCGTGTAATGTGTGTTAtcatagcccccccccccccacacacacacacacactgctccccCCAGCAGCCACTAAAGTGTAATGCCAACGCGATAATGTGCTTTGTGTGCTGACAAGACTGAAAGCATGTCAATCACACGGACACGGCAACCCGCGAGCTCACTAATATTATGATTGGCTGGGTGGATGCGCGATGTGTTCACCTGGATACATCAGCCCCACGGTGTGttggttggttgtgtgtgtgtgtaggctgtgTCAGCGCGCACGAGGGGTTGCAAACTTTATGGCACAATAGTCTGTGGCATTTCTTGGATGTAGCCTGTAATTTGCTCGTCTCGTGTAATTGGGCTTTCAAGGGGAGACTTTGGGTTGAGtcagtgaaaagaaagaaatgggaCACTGTAAAATGAGAGAGAAGGAATAAGTCGGGTAACTTAGGGTGATGCTCTGCTTAgggaggctgggggggggggtcagtagCTCAGTTTTAgggggttgggaactggagggtcgctggATCAAGTCCCCATACCAAAGTAAGGTGGTGGACTGgttgctggagaggtgccagttccatttctgggcactgccaaggtgctcttgagcaaggcaccaaacccccaaactgctcggggtgcctttccatgggcaaggccccccccccccctcccccccacactctgacatctctccattagtgcatgtatatgtactgagcatgtgtgtgtagttcaggcctgtgtgtaataacggagtgtaaattgtaatttccccttgcgtgATTAAtgaagtatacattattatttttatgaaatgaaGAGGGCTTTACGAATGGCAAAGTCACAATCACAGTTTGCCAATTAGGCCATAAAGGGAATGAGCTCACAAGGGATGATGCTTTTATTATGACATCACAGATAAACGTCCCGAGGCGCAGGCTGTCAGTGAATGGGCTTCAGGACATGAAGCCCTGTAGGAGGACGTTATtgagggggattttttttttgggccagATCAAAATGAAACATGGACTATGAGGATGGCCTGTGTGATGATGATTTCCTGTTTGTGCAGATGTTAAACTGACTGGAATCTGGAAACTGGTGTTTTCTGTGAATTCTATGTTTTTAAATAGACTCTTTATTTGCTCTCCATATGGTTTATACAGTAGATACACATGTCTTTTTTAATACTTATTACGTGTGCTAATTAATGCACTTTAAATATTGGGATAGTGCATCAAAAACCTATTTTTGATCAGTAgtgatggaagaagtatttGGATATTtgttcaagtaaaagtaccaatccAACAATATATAATACTCTATTACATGTAAAGTGTCAAAGTCCTTCTGCAGAAAATGGCCTATGTGACTGaggtattatgtattattacattGTTAAATTGTTAATACTGATGTGTCAGTGTGTATATGGTATTTTACTGTGTGGCTGGATGATGTGGAGCTTTAACTTTACACACAGTACGTTTAGTGGTTCCAAACTTGGGGGGCCAGGCCCCTCCAAAGGGTCAACAGATAAATCTGAGGGGTCATTAGAAATGAGATGCAGAAACGAAGACAATCAGAAACGTTGCCATACAAATGTCTATTCAGTTTTTGGACTTTGGACTGAATCTTTGCCTTTATGTGAAATAAATTGGATAATTAGTGGCCTTTTAAACTAACTCTGGTAGAAAGGAGCTCCAACAGGAGCAGCTGCAGCCGTAAATCCTTCATGTCAAATGAAGAACTGACTCTTCAAACTAAGAAAATGGGAATGTGTAGCAAGTCTGTCAGAGTGGCTGAACACTTGTTGATTCTACTTAATATCTTTATTGAACTTGTTTTACCGAGATCAGTGAATTGAACTCACTGCATTTTCAAAACTCACGAGACAGCTTTGAAAAACTAATGAACCTAAGTTTAGTTAAGTCACATTTTTAAGGCAGAAGGGGAAATGCGTTTTTCAGCTGAAAGCACAAATACCTCAAAATTGTTTTAGTATCAGTATTTGAGTAGTTCCTGTAGACCAGTAATGTCAGTGGAAGTGTAGACAACAGTGGCTCAGGGAGAAGTTCCTTACtcgatgtttttttctgttttaagaaCCACTATTAACAGACATCTTTAGTAATTCTCTCTCTTGATCACACATCAATGACTTGCTTCTTTTTTCCTGCCAAGTCCTAGGTTTTTCGGGGCTGCCGTGACACTCTCGTGCAGTGCGTATGAAACGATCTGATCTGCCGGGCCACACTTTGACACACTTGTTTATTGTAGTTGAACATTAATTTGTCGGAGTTTCTTCAGCAGACTTTTGCTTCACCACGCAGTACCTCTTtaccacattttctttttgatcCGACATGCATTCTACCTCACTTAGCTATCATAAATGTCATAAAACCTAATATAGAAGTGTTAAAATGACTCGCACCTCCAGACCCCTCATTAAATAGCCATGCAGGACTAATAACCGAGCTATTAAAGTAGAGGCAATCCACTGTGAATTATCAACGGAGCTCTGCCAACTTACAAATCAAATTCTTAAATCATCAGTGAAACTGAAAGTTCATGGATTAGTGGTATATATGCCTatgcttattttcattttctttgcatCATCATTCAGTTGTCCTAATCACTTACAGTACTTTGGCCTAAATTTGACTTTCTGCAATGTTCAACAGAAATACCACAGTAGGATTTCTACAAGCTCCACACACCTATCCTGTCATTTGTCCATAAGGAATATTGGCTGAAATGAATTGAGTACTCATGTACTGCACACAAGTACAACTCTGAGGTACTTTGTACTtgagtttttctgttttatgctactgtatacttttactccactgcattgtCCCAGGTTTCAGATGTCTACGGTACGAGCTGTCAACAGATTAACCAAAGACACATTTTCCCTCTACACCTCTCAGACGGTTTAACAGTattacagagagaaaaaaagactacaCATCTATGAAGCAGAACTTAGATGTTTTACTCTCCTCTTCCATTAATCATCTCAAAACACCAAAGATTTATCTTGGTACCCTTTGGAGGGATCCAGACCCCTGAGGCCTAGAACACCTAGAGTACATTACCTGTATATGAAGTCAAAGTAGCTCTACTCGGAGCAGCTACAACAGGAAAATGCTACTTATGCATTGAAGCATTGCTAGTAACAATTAAATcatctaatatatataatataataataatatatcacAGGGGGCCAGTATTTTACTTTAACTGCATTAGCTGATATagaattatttactttttattcaaagctatggtgtgtagtttctgtcctATAAGTATATTcttagtaatgacaacaaaaccatcggcacatccacatgatacacgccacccctcccccacacagttgctagtagccaaggaggacacggaggattaaaaatacatgatggactcttcagaagaggtcctTATGTTCAAATGAGTTTGTGCGTGTGAATGTCGCCAAAATACGtcgccatactgagaaatacagagagagttgtgtggagctgatagtcttaaccctctattgcaggggtcttcaacagggggtccgtgacccctagggggtccgcggaggtactgcatgggggtcgcgaaagttttggttgattagactttttatatattccccccccctgcaattttttccactaattgaaatgtctttaaatacacattaacatgaattcaacacactgtagtaaacagataaatggaggcagaagatgtctttcagtcatcaatgcacacatggcactataggaccagtttgatataacacaatgttatacaatatatataattagggggtccccgctccatctcgccatcagtttgggggtccttggcctggaaaacgttgaagacccctgctctattgcattcattattttttaagcatggtaaaaatgtcttgatgtgtttttatgactCCAGGTTGCTTAAataatgcaattaaaaaaacatatagcaACAATGCACATTTGTGGAAAGTGCCaaaaaatccattatttctttaaaaacatgctgttattgaaaaaagtaCCCAACAAATTCAACTTATATGtggcaacaaat of the Etheostoma spectabile isolate EspeVRDwgs_2016 chromosome 18, UIUC_Espe_1.0, whole genome shotgun sequence genome contains:
- the ora6 gene encoding uncharacterized protein ora6, producing the protein MVGFSVILQGLRVIVSCIGLVGNIVLIHAILQIKFSHVKTFELFLLAMAAANVEEIIIVNIYEVIIYQTSFTPVITWVCRTLKFLTVFGETTSILFTVLISIFRQQKLRDAEKRVNPIYLDGLRSAWMASGICVMLATLLSLPIFVLNSQDPVGNVTRNSSGCSRNLFQCSENDCPALNRIYKYLFTIVCNLLPLIIVTVNSCFIITVLLSQRKTLTPEVSGSSQFGRKSKDPRLQHCTTSVLAAMGLFQVDWTLYLIFQLTVSPTDFPFWAEIELIISTSYTSLSPYVYGIGHNLFSLKHFMTK